One stretch of Gemmatimonadaceae bacterium DNA includes these proteins:
- the map gene encoding type I methionyl aminopeptidase, producing the protein MIQLKSNREIELMAQGGKILAATVEHLRGAVRAGISTGELDQIAEDFIRGHDGATPAFKGLYGFPGSICTSINSEVVHGIPSRKRVLKDGDVLSIDVGVGYKGYFTDSAVTVPVGDVDAETKRLLAVTQDALAAGISAAQPGNHVGDIGAAVQGVVERAKFSIVRDLVGHGIGTDFHEEPQVPNYGKPKRREKLVPGLTIAIEPMVNAGGPATKTLSDKWTIVTIDGSRSAHFEHTVAITESGPRVLTSL; encoded by the coding sequence GTGATCCAGCTCAAGTCGAACCGCGAGATCGAGCTCATGGCGCAGGGAGGGAAGATTCTCGCTGCGACCGTGGAGCACCTTCGCGGCGCCGTGCGCGCCGGGATCTCGACCGGGGAGCTTGATCAGATCGCCGAAGATTTCATTCGCGGCCATGACGGCGCGACGCCCGCGTTCAAGGGATTGTATGGATTTCCGGGGAGCATCTGCACGTCCATCAACAGCGAGGTCGTGCACGGGATTCCTTCCCGCAAGCGTGTTCTGAAGGACGGCGATGTCTTGTCCATCGACGTCGGCGTCGGCTACAAGGGCTACTTCACCGATAGCGCGGTGACCGTTCCCGTCGGCGACGTCGACGCCGAGACAAAACGTCTGCTCGCGGTTACTCAGGATGCGCTAGCGGCGGGGATTTCGGCTGCGCAGCCGGGCAACCACGTTGGGGATATCGGCGCCGCCGTACAGGGCGTTGTCGAGCGGGCCAAGTTCAGCATCGTCCGTGATCTCGTTGGGCACGGCATTGGGACGGATTTCCACGAGGAGCCGCAGGTGCCGAATTACGGAAAGCCGAAGCGTCGTGAGAAGCTCGTTCCGGGTCTCACGATCGCGATCGAGCCGATGGTGAACGCGGGCGGGCCAGCGACGAAAACGCTCTCGGACAAATGGACCATCGTGACGATAGATGGATCTCGCTCGGCGCACTTCGAGCACACGGTGGCGATCACAGAGTCCGGGCCGCGAGTGCTGACCTCGCTCTGA
- a CDS encoding adenylate kinase, with amino-acid sequence MNIVLFGKPGAGKGTQAPKIAESLGVPTLATGNVLRAAVKQGTALGREARGFMDRGDLVPDSVILGIVREELTKPEYARGVVLDGVVRTVPQAEGLAAMFKTLGRKVDAVVSLEVPDEEIVRRMGTRTVCSTCQTPYSDLPPGSKCPNCGGVVVRRSDDEPEAVRNRLSVFTAQTAPVFDWYKRNGARIAVVDANGTVGEVTQRVMHALGR; translated from the coding sequence ATGAACATCGTTCTGTTCGGCAAGCCTGGCGCTGGAAAGGGCACTCAAGCTCCAAAGATCGCGGAGTCCCTCGGCGTGCCGACTCTGGCGACGGGGAATGTGCTTCGCGCAGCGGTGAAGCAAGGCACCGCGCTCGGCCGCGAGGCAAGGGGATTCATGGATCGCGGCGATCTCGTGCCAGATTCGGTGATTCTCGGCATCGTGCGAGAGGAATTGACGAAGCCGGAATACGCGCGCGGCGTCGTTCTCGACGGCGTCGTACGCACCGTTCCACAGGCAGAGGGTCTCGCAGCGATGTTCAAGACGCTCGGCCGCAAAGTGGACGCCGTCGTCTCGCTCGAGGTGCCTGACGAGGAGATCGTGCGCCGCATGGGGACCCGAACGGTGTGTTCCACCTGTCAGACGCCATACAGCGATCTGCCGCCGGGCTCCAAATGTCCTAACTGCGGCGGCGTCGTTGTGCGCCGCAGCGACGATGAGCCGGAAGCGGTGCGAAATCGTCTCAGCGTTTTCACGGCGCAAACGGCGCCCGTGTTCGATTGGTACAAGCGCAACGGCGCGCGGATCGCCGTCGTCGACGCCAATGGTACCGTCGGCGAAGTCACTCAACGCGTTATGCACGCGCTCGGCAGGTGA
- the secY gene encoding preprotein translocase subunit SecY, translating into MAQSNAAATAMRNIWNTTELKEKILFTLLCLVIYRIGAHVTAPGVNPAALIDFFKTQSNGGGLLGLYDLFTGGQLSRATVFALGIMPYISASIFQQIAGAIIPQVEKMQKDEEGRKRVNQWTRYATIGLAWVQAWGFALFTESLPGVVDSPGFAFRLQTAFFLTTGAMFVMWLGEQITERGLGNGASLMIFFSIVDRIWPGISETFKFIGSGAIPTFNLLVLIVLMVAVVASVVAVTIAARRVLIQIPQRTMARGRMREASRSFIPLRINAAGVMPIVFAQSVIVIPGTAAQFSSVQKLRDLAEFFQPGAFWYYALMAVLILFFTYFYTAIIFNPIDVAENLKKQGGFVPGVKPGAKTAEYIEDVVSKITLPGAIFLTIIALLPIWISRLINVPFSFGGTSLLIVVGVALDTLTQMQQHLLLRKYDGFMKKGRVRFRGRQGATGGY; encoded by the coding sequence ATGGCTCAGAGCAATGCCGCCGCGACGGCGATGCGCAACATCTGGAACACCACCGAGCTGAAGGAGAAGATCCTCTTCACGCTCCTGTGCCTGGTGATCTATCGCATCGGCGCGCACGTCACCGCGCCCGGCGTGAATCCCGCCGCGCTCATCGACTTCTTCAAAACTCAGAGCAATGGTGGCGGGCTGCTCGGCCTCTACGACCTCTTCACCGGCGGCCAGCTCTCGCGCGCGACCGTGTTCGCGCTCGGGATCATGCCGTACATCTCGGCGAGCATCTTCCAGCAGATCGCCGGCGCGATCATTCCGCAAGTTGAGAAGATGCAAAAGGACGAGGAAGGCCGAAAACGCGTCAACCAGTGGACGCGTTACGCGACGATCGGTCTCGCGTGGGTGCAGGCTTGGGGCTTCGCCCTCTTCACCGAGTCACTGCCCGGTGTCGTCGACTCGCCAGGCTTCGCCTTCCGCCTCCAGACGGCCTTCTTCCTCACCACGGGAGCGATGTTCGTGATGTGGCTCGGTGAGCAAATCACCGAGCGCGGACTGGGCAATGGCGCGAGCTTGATGATCTTCTTCTCGATCGTCGACCGCATCTGGCCCGGCATCAGTGAGACCTTCAAGTTCATCGGCTCGGGCGCGATCCCGACCTTCAACCTGCTCGTTCTCATCGTGTTGATGGTGGCGGTCGTCGCGTCTGTCGTTGCGGTGACCATAGCGGCGCGCCGCGTCCTGATTCAGATCCCACAGCGGACCATGGCGCGGGGACGAATGCGCGAGGCTTCGCGGAGCTTCATACCGCTTCGCATAAACGCCGCAGGCGTGATGCCGATCGTCTTTGCGCAATCGGTGATCGTCATCCCGGGCACCGCGGCCCAATTCTCGAGCGTTCAGAAGCTTCGAGACCTCGCCGAATTCTTCCAGCCCGGCGCATTCTGGTACTACGCGTTGATGGCTGTCCTGATCCTCTTCTTCACGTACTTCTACACGGCGATCATCTTCAACCCGATCGACGTCGCCGAGAACCTGAAGAAGCAGGGCGGGTTCGTCCCGGGCGTGAAGCCTGGCGCGAAGACGGCGGAGTACATCGAAGACGTCGTCTCGAAGATCACACTTCCTGGCGCGATCTTCCTGACGATCATCGCGCTGTTGCCGATCTGGATCAGCCGCCTCATCAACGTTCCGTTCTCGTTTGGCGGCACGTCGCTTCTCATCGTCGTCGGGGTCGCGCTCGACACGCTGACGCAGATGCAGCAGCACCTCCTGCTCCGGAAGTACGACGGTTTCATGAAGAAGGGCCGTGTTCGATTCAGAGGCCGTCAGGGAGCGACCGGCGGATATTGA